The genomic DNA TGGATATAAGTGCGGCATGTTCCGGATTTATGTATGGGATGATTACAGCAAAACAGTTTATTGAATCGAACTCTTACAAGTACGTGTTAGTTATCGGCGCAGAAAAGTTATCAAAAATTACAAATTGGGAAGATAGAAATACTGCTGTTTTATTTAGTGATGGATCAGGTGCTGTAGTAATGGGTCCAGTTTCTGAAGGAAGAGGGATTCTTTCATTTGAATTAGGCTCAGATGGTTCAGGCGGTAAATACTTGTACCAAGATGAGTATGTTAAAATGAATGGGCGTGAAGTTTTTAAGTTTGCTGTACGCCAAATGGGGGAAAGCTGTATAAATGTCCTTGAAAAAGCAGGTCTTACAAAAACGGATGTAGACTTTTTAGTTCCTCACCAAGCAAATATTCGGATTATGGAATCTGCTAGACAGCGACTTGAATTACCTGAAGAAAAAATGGCGAAAACAATTCATAAATATGGAAATAATTCTTCTGCTTCTATCCCAATTGCAATTGTAGAAGAATTAGAAACTGGTAAAATAAAAGATGACGATTTAATTGTTATGGTAGGTTTTGGTGGCGGTTTAACTTGGGGAGCGATTGCAATTCGATGGGGGCGTTAACAAAACATTACAAATGACGAGAGAAAGATAAGGAGATGAATGAATCGTGAACAAGCGAAGGGTAGTCGTGACGGGAGTTGGGGCATTAACTCCCCTTGGAAATGATGCTGAAACATCTTGGAAAAATATTATTTCAGGGATTTCAGGAATCGGTCCGCTTACAAGAATTAATGCAGACGATTTTCCAGCAAAAGTTGCTGCTGAATTAAAGGATTTTAACCCTGAGATGTTTATTGAACGAAAAGATGCTAGAAAAATGGATCGATTTACGCAATATGCTGTAACTGCTGCACTTATGGCAGTACAAGATGCAAACTTAACGATTAATGAAACGAATGCACATCGTATCGGTGTATGGATTGGCTCAGGAATTGGAGGCATGGAAACATTTGAAAAACAATTTGAAACATTTCAAAAGCGTGGTTACCGAAGAGTCAGCCCATTTTTTGTCACGATGATGATTCCAGATATGGCAACTGGGCAAGTGTCAATTTTCCTTGGTGCAAAAGGAGTTAACTCATGTACAGTCACTGCGTGTGCAACAGGGACAAATTCAATTGGTGATGCTTTTAAAGTGATCCAACGCGGTGATGCGGATGTCATGATAACAGGGGGAAGCGAAGCTCCGATTACAAAAATGGCGGTAGCGGGTTTTTGTGCTAATACTGCGTTATCAACAAATCCCGATCCTAAAACAGCGAGCCGTCCTTTTGATAAAAATAGAAATGGGTTTGTCATGGGTGAAGGAGCCGGAATTCTTGTGTTAGAAGAGCTTGAACATGCTCTGTCAAGAGGAGCGAACATATATGCTGAAATCGTTGGTTATGGTTCGACTGGTGATGCATATCATATTACAGCACCAGCTCCAAATGGAGAAGGCGGTATGAGGGCAATGAAGCTTGCGATTGAAGATGGCGGTTTGAAACCAGAAGAGATTGATTATATTAATGCTCACGGAACAAGTACTGAGTACAATGATAAATATGAAACAGCAGCGATTAAAGAAGTGTTTGGTGAGCACGCTTACAAACTTGCTGTAAGTTCAACAAAATCAATGACTGGTCATTTACTCGGTGCAGGCGGGGGAGTAGAAGCGATATTTACAATTTTTGCGATTAGGGATAGCATCTTACCTCCAACAATTAATTATGAGACACCTGATCCAGAATGTGATCTTGATTACGTACCAAACAAAGCACGTAAGAAAGAAATAAATGCAGCAATTAGCAATTCACTAGGTTTTGGTGGGCATAATGCAACAATTACTTTAAAAAAATATATAAAATAATTCTTTTTCTGTGGCCGAACTATGAGCTTGTTCGGCTTATTTTTTTCTCACTTTTTCGGCACGTATTTCATAAACTATGAGAACATGCGTTGAAAAGAGGGGAGCTTTTATGGGAGTCGTGAGAACAGATCGCTGGCTTATCGAAGAAGGACTTTCACCAGAAAAAATGTGTAATAAATTAATGAAGCACTTTCCACATAGTAATGGCATCAAAATTTATCACCATCTTGTAAAACATGGAATGTACAAAAAACAAAAGATAACGAAAAGCTGGCTAATTAAATGGATGAAGTCTATTCAATGGAAAGAAATTAATAACGTGTTTCAAACATTACGAACGAGATGGAAAGGCAATGATATTCCAATTTATATTTTTCCAGTAGATGAAACAAATCAAAACATTAAAACAAGTTTAAGAGGGAAATCTGGGTTAGCATTTAAAGAAAAGCTATTTATATTTCTTCCGCTTGCCCCCAAAAAGCGAGAAATTCAGGCATTGATTATACACGAATACAATCATTCATGCCGTTTGCTCCATTTAAAACAAACGGAAAAAGACACTACTTTACTCGATACAATTGTAATGGAAGGATTAGCTGAAAGTGCAGTAAACGTAATGCTTGGAGAAGAATATGTTTCGGAATGGACCCGTTATTATGATCAAAATGAAGCAATATTTTTTTACAAACGTTTTATAAAACCATATCTTCATGTTAAACATTTTGAACGGAAGGCGAATCAATTATTGTACGGTAAAGGTTTTTTGCCGAAAATGCTCGGTTATAATGTTGGTTACCATATCGTTCAAGATTTTCTTAAAAGAAATAAAGATATAACAATTGATGACTTAATTAAAATTGATAGTCATAAAATAATAGCAGGAGCTATATCTTTTCATTAAAAAACGGATGATTTTATCATGATCTGTTTTTTACTTGAAATAGTTCGACTATTCTGTAAAATAAAATATACACATTCATTTAAAATTTTAGGTTGCTATTTAAGATATACCATTATATTGTGAATATAAGTATGACCTCTGACATCAAAATGATGATCTCCATGAAATTAACAGCATGTTTGCACATCCGACTACGTATCTATAAAGTAAACCTACGATCAGAGCGATTTAATTAACATTTTAATGTTAAACAAAAACTTCGTATTTTTTGAAAAATTCACTACTTTAATATAAGAATTATTTTCAGTTTTCTCAATAAATAGTTATATTAACAAATAAATTTTATTTTTAAAAGAATATGAATCTATTCTTTTACTTTAAGCCTTTTCTAGGGTAAAGCGCAAAAAAAATAGGAAATTAAGATAATTTTTATCAAAATTACTTGAACATGTAAGACTTTTGTAATACTATACAAACAAATGAATTATAAGATAATTCTATATTGAAAATTAATTGTTAGTTTTTTATTTATTTTAAGTTATTTGTTTTTTCAATAGATTAAGTTATTTTATTAGAGATTTTCGGAGGTCATATGAATGACAGCATTGCTAGAAGTAAAGAATTTAAAAACATATTTTAAGAAAAAAAAATTAGATATTCCTGCAGTTGATGGGGTTGATTTAACAATTAACAAAGGCGAAACAGTTGCATTAGTCGGCGAGTCCGGTTCTGGGAAAAGTATTACATCTCTATCAATTATGCGATTGATTCCTAGTCCCCCTGGCAAAATTGTTGCTGGTGAAATTAATTTTGCTGGTCAAGATCTTGTTAAGCTATCTGAAGATGAGATGTGTAAAATTCGTGGAAATGATATATCGATGATTTTCCAAGAACCAATGACTTCATTAAACCCTGTTTTGACAATTGGTGAACAAATTACGGAAGTATTAATATATCAACAAAAAATGACGAAAAGTGCTGCATCGAAAAGAGCGATCGAAATGTTAGAAATGGTTGGATTCTCGCGGGCAGCGGAAATTATGAATGAGTATCCGCACCGTCTTTCTGGAGGGATGAGACAGAGAGTGATGATTGCTATGGCAATGAGTTGTAATCCGAAACTCCTAATCGCGGATGAGCCAACTACAGCCCTTGATGTAACAATTCAAGCACAAATTCTAGACTTAATGAAAGAAGTGAGTAAAAAGTATAATACATCGATACTGATTATTACTCACGATCTAGTAGTAGTGTCCGAAGTTGCGGAACGGGTAGTTGTGATGTATTGCGGTCAAGTTGTCGAAGAAGCGAAAGTAGATGATTTATTTGAAGATCCGAAGCATCCATACACGATTGGATTAATGGGATCAATCCCATCAATTGAGGGAGATTCAGAAAGATTGCAATCAATTGACGGAAATGTACCGCCGCCTGAACATTTTCCTAAAGGGTGTCGTTTTGCTCCACGCTGTCCTCATGCATTTGAACGATGTTCTATGGAAATGCCGCAGCTAAAGACTGTAAACGGAAACAGGACAGTTCGCTGCTTTTTACATGAAAATGAGGAGGCAAATTGATGAAGGCAACAACAGTGAGAACTTCAGAACAATTAAAACAAAAAAATGACGATTACATATTAGAGGTAAAAAATTTACAAAAATATTTTCCGATAAAAGCAGGTTTATTACAACGAACGGTTGGACATATTAAAGCAGTTGATGGACTAAGCTTTAAAGTAAAGAAAGGTGAAACGCTCGGATTAGTTGGAGAATCAGGGTGCGGAAAGTCAACGACAGGGCGCACGCTGATCCGCCTTTATGAACCAACGAACGGTGAAATCATATTTAAAGGAAAAAACATTGAAAAAATGTCTGAAAGCGAGCTGCGCCGCTCAGTCCGAAAAGATATTCAAATGGTTTTTCAAGATCCGTATGCATCACTTAATCCGCGCAAAACATTAAAATCAATTTTAAGCGAGCCAATGATCACACATAACCTTTACGATCGAAAAGAACGGGAAGAGAAGCTCCATGAGCTTCTCGAAAGGGTCGGTTTTAACCCATTGTTTATAAACCGTTATCCTCATGAGTTTTCAGGTGGGCAGCGCCAGCGGATTGGAATTGCGCGGGCATTAACGTTAAGTCCCGACTTAATTATTGCTGATGAGCCAGTCTCAGCACTTGACGTATCGATCCAAGCTCAAATTATTAACTTAATGAAAGATTTGCAAGATGAATTTGGCTTAACATATATTTTTATTTCCCACGATTTAAGCGTTGTGAGACATATTAGCGATCGGGTAGGCGTCATGTATTTAGGAAAAATGATGGAGCTTGCTAGTAAAAAAGATTTGTATGATGAGCCGCTTCATCCATATACACAAGCGCTTATGTCTGCTGTTCCTGTTCCGAAGCGGAAAGGGGCAGAGAAACGCGAAAGAATTATGTTAAAGGGAGAATTGCCAAGCCCTGCTAATCCGCCAAAGGGCTGTGTTTTCCATACCCGCTGCCCAGCAGCAACAGAACAATGCCGAGAGCGGAGTCCAGAGTTTAAAGAAATTAAAAAAGAACACTACGTTGCTTGTCATTTATATTAACTATAAATTGACAATAACCTTGAAAGGGGGCGGTATGCGAAAAAGTCGTTCTCTATTTATTAGAAAATATAAAACACGAAAACTATTATAGGGGGGAAAATTAATGAAAAAACCAGCATGGTTATTATTAAGCTTAATGCTTGTCCTATCAATGTTTTTAGCTGCATGTTCAGGTGACAAAGCAAGCAAAGAAGATAAGCAGACAGGAGACAAGAAGGAAGAAAAAAGCGGCGAGCCGCAATACGGTGGCGACTTAATTGTTGGGTCAACAGGAGCACCGACAAAGTTTAATCCGTTATATTCTACTGATGCATCAAGCAGTGATATTGAAGATCTTATTTTTGATACTTTAATTCAGTCTAATTTAAAGTATGAGCCTACAACAGAAGGCGGCTTAGCTGAAAGCATTGAAGAATCTGAAGATGGACTTACTTACACAGTAAAAATTACTGATAAGGCGAAATTCCACGACGGTGAGCCATTAACAGCTGATGATGTTGTCTTTACTTATAGCATTCCTTTAAGTGATGAGTACAATGGCCAACGCGGAAATTATTTTGAATCATTAGAAAAGGTTGAAAAAGTTGATGACTATACGATTAAATTTACATTAAATCAACCTGATGCCCAATTTTCATTTATTACATTTGCAAGCTACGGTATTTTACCAGAGCATATTTTAGGTGATGTGCCAATCGCTGATTTAGAAACTCACGAATTTAATACGAAAAACCCAATCGGATCTGGTCCATTTAAGTTTGTTGAATGGAAAGACGGTGAATACGTAAAAGTAGAAGCGTTTGAAGATTATTGGGACGGACGTCCATATTTAGATACACTTACGTATAAAATTGTTCCGGATGCGAACGCAATGCTTGCTCAATTACAAAACCGAGAAGTTGACTATTGGCCAGCAGTTACTCCAGCGGATGTACCAGCTGTAGAAATTTTTGCAGATGCGTCAAGTTTAAAGCTTGAAGAAGGTTTAGCGTTTTCATACACATACTTTGCACCAAACATACGAAATGAATTGTTTAAAGACAAAAAAGTTCGTCAAGCAATTACACATGCAATTAATCGTCAAGAAATCGTCGATGTAGTAATGGAAGGCC from Bacillus aquiflavi includes the following:
- a CDS encoding beta-ketoacyl-ACP synthase III, producing MNAGIIGIGRYLPKKIVTNKDLEKIMDTSDEWIKTRTGIEERRIAEDHIDTSQMAFEAAVKALEDANISAEEIDLILVATVTPDQPFPTVSCMLQEKLGAKKAAAMDISAACSGFMYGMITAKQFIESNSYKYVLVIGAEKLSKITNWEDRNTAVLFSDGSGAVVMGPVSEGRGILSFELGSDGSGGKYLYQDEYVKMNGREVFKFAVRQMGESCINVLEKAGLTKTDVDFLVPHQANIRIMESARQRLELPEEKMAKTIHKYGNNSSASIPIAIVEELETGKIKDDDLIVMVGFGGGLTWGAIAIRWGR
- the fabF gene encoding beta-ketoacyl-ACP synthase II → MNKRRVVVTGVGALTPLGNDAETSWKNIISGISGIGPLTRINADDFPAKVAAELKDFNPEMFIERKDARKMDRFTQYAVTAALMAVQDANLTINETNAHRIGVWIGSGIGGMETFEKQFETFQKRGYRRVSPFFVTMMIPDMATGQVSIFLGAKGVNSCTVTACATGTNSIGDAFKVIQRGDADVMITGGSEAPITKMAVAGFCANTALSTNPDPKTASRPFDKNRNGFVMGEGAGILVLEELEHALSRGANIYAEIVGYGSTGDAYHITAPAPNGEGGMRAMKLAIEDGGLKPEEIDYINAHGTSTEYNDKYETAAIKEVFGEHAYKLAVSSTKSMTGHLLGAGGGVEAIFTIFAIRDSILPPTINYETPDPECDLDYVPNKARKKEINAAISNSLGFGGHNATITLKKYIK
- a CDS encoding DUF2268 domain-containing protein, which encodes MGVVRTDRWLIEEGLSPEKMCNKLMKHFPHSNGIKIYHHLVKHGMYKKQKITKSWLIKWMKSIQWKEINNVFQTLRTRWKGNDIPIYIFPVDETNQNIKTSLRGKSGLAFKEKLFIFLPLAPKKREIQALIIHEYNHSCRLLHLKQTEKDTTLLDTIVMEGLAESAVNVMLGEEYVSEWTRYYDQNEAIFFYKRFIKPYLHVKHFERKANQLLYGKGFLPKMLGYNVGYHIVQDFLKRNKDITIDDLIKIDSHKIIAGAISFH
- a CDS encoding ABC transporter ATP-binding protein, which translates into the protein MTALLEVKNLKTYFKKKKLDIPAVDGVDLTINKGETVALVGESGSGKSITSLSIMRLIPSPPGKIVAGEINFAGQDLVKLSEDEMCKIRGNDISMIFQEPMTSLNPVLTIGEQITEVLIYQQKMTKSAASKRAIEMLEMVGFSRAAEIMNEYPHRLSGGMRQRVMIAMAMSCNPKLLIADEPTTALDVTIQAQILDLMKEVSKKYNTSILIITHDLVVVSEVAERVVVMYCGQVVEEAKVDDLFEDPKHPYTIGLMGSIPSIEGDSERLQSIDGNVPPPEHFPKGCRFAPRCPHAFERCSMEMPQLKTVNGNRTVRCFLHENEEAN
- a CDS encoding ABC transporter ATP-binding protein, with translation MKATTVRTSEQLKQKNDDYILEVKNLQKYFPIKAGLLQRTVGHIKAVDGLSFKVKKGETLGLVGESGCGKSTTGRTLIRLYEPTNGEIIFKGKNIEKMSESELRRSVRKDIQMVFQDPYASLNPRKTLKSILSEPMITHNLYDRKEREEKLHELLERVGFNPLFINRYPHEFSGGQRQRIGIARALTLSPDLIIADEPVSALDVSIQAQIINLMKDLQDEFGLTYIFISHDLSVVRHISDRVGVMYLGKMMELASKKDLYDEPLHPYTQALMSAVPVPKRKGAEKRERIMLKGELPSPANPPKGCVFHTRCPAATEQCRERSPEFKEIKKEHYVACHLY
- a CDS encoding peptide-binding protein — encoded protein: MKKPAWLLLSLMLVLSMFLAACSGDKASKEDKQTGDKKEEKSGEPQYGGDLIVGSTGAPTKFNPLYSTDASSSDIEDLIFDTLIQSNLKYEPTTEGGLAESIEESEDGLTYTVKITDKAKFHDGEPLTADDVVFTYSIPLSDEYNGQRGNYFESLEKVEKVDDYTIKFTLNQPDAQFSFITFASYGILPEHILGDVPIADLETHEFNTKNPIGSGPFKFVEWKDGEYVKVEAFEDYWDGRPYLDTLTYKIVPDANAMLAQLQNREVDYWPAVTPADVPAVEIFADASSLKLEEGLAFSYTYFAPNIRNELFKDKKVRQAITHAINRQEIVDVVMEGRGEVAHVPETPLSWAYNPDVPKFDFDPKKAKKMLEEAGWKPGADGILEKDGKKFSFEIKTNKGNSVREDIVVILQKQLKEVGIEAKPQVMEFSALINDINPPNWNFDAIVLGWSLGLDPDPSGIFHTKWIEAGNNFIAYSNPDLDKLMEEQLKELDKEKRKKMLGEIQQKLAEDQPYSFLYYPMEYRAMPANLHGYEFHAKKQLYNAHKWWLEQEKK